AAAGGACAATGATGCTCAGGCCATCTTTGAGAGGAGTCAGAAGATCCAGGAGGCAAGACATCTGCCTCTTGTTGGAGGAACTTTGTTTCCTTCGTGTATCTACATCTTAGTATTGTATCATTTGCATTCTTCCCCCAGTTTTGTTGTAAATTGGGACAGCGTTGGTCCGCAAATGCCTAATAAGggtctctatcctctccctcaCCAGGAGCTGACCGGTAAAGAGGATGATAAGATCTACAGAGGAATGAACAACTACAAAAAGCACATTAAGCCCAAAGACTCCACCATGGGAAATGCATCCTCTGGCATGGTCAGGTGTGGATGCATGTTATGTGACAGAgtaaagttgaaatgtcttgggGAAAGTTTTAATAGTTTTTGCTATGTATTTGCATCATCAgtgttttctcttttcttttgTCAGGAAGGGCCCAATCCGGGCCCCAGAGCACCTGAGGGCCACAGTGAGGTGGGACTACCAGCCAGACATCTGTAAGGACTACAAAGAGACTGGCTTCTGTGGCTTTGGAGGTGAGTGGGACTTTGCTGGAAGGTTGCCTCCACCAATGTCGAGCTTTGCACAGGTCCTCTTCCAACTTGAATTAATCATCTGTGGAAGTCTCTGAAAGTCTTCTTTGTGTTTCTTTTCCCCTCTTAGACAGCTGCAAGTTCCTCCATGACCGCTCAGACTACAAACATGGTTGGCAGATTGAGAGGGAGCTGGACGAGGGGCGCTATGGGGCCAACGGTGAGTTCACAACAGGGGAGAAACACAGGGCTGTGTAGATTTAAGATTCATCCGATTAGAgagttgatgtgtgtgtgatacAGCTGCTCAGTAATGTGTGGTCTGTATGTAGATGATGAGAACTACGAGGTGAGCAGTGACGAGGAGGACATGCCCTTCAAATGCTTCATCTGCCGAGAGTCCTTTAAGAACCCCGTCATCACCAAGTAAGACAATGCTCCTTAAGAACTCCTTCACCATTAATTGTGTGTAGAGAAACTTCCAGCTTAATTGTGTGGAGAGAAACTTCCAGCTAATCAAACCACTCATGTCTTCTCTCCCGCAGGTGTCGGCACTACTTCTGTGAGACCTGTGCTCTTCAGCACTACCGCAAGTCCCAGCGCTGCTATGTGTGTAATGTCCAGACCAACGGCGTCTTCAACCCAGCTAAAGGTGAGGATAATGCATCTCAATTACCATGGTCAGCATCGTGATATGGCATGTACATTAGGTAATGGCCTTGGATGGTCCACCAAAGCATCACTTTGAGCTAAGAAAACTAAACTAAAGCTACAGTAGTTTGTTGTTGACCATGGAGCTTATGTTGCCTGACTCCAAGCTGAATTCCTCCTCTGCTCTATCATTtgctacatacttcagtctgagaccgcaatcattgaagtcgtttgtggtgacgTTAAAATGAgtggtgttgtacaaaacaaggTCATCAGCAATTGGATAATCTATAACCAGAGTACCAATGACACATTTTCTAAATGTTACTTTACCCACGTGCGTTCTGGCCCAACCAtaggtttctgggaccaatcagacggTCTAGAATGTATTTCCATTCTAGAAATCTTAGGGGAGGTACTCAGCTCCAGAAACTCATGTTCAGTggcgtttggccggagcaaggagtttTGGTAGACAGGCAAAAACTTATGCGCATCGGGTAAAGGACTAGTCTATAGTCAGTCAAATAGAAAAAGCTCACTGCTCGAATATTCAGCCCCGTGGCGTTATTGAGCTCCAGGCAGTAGCCCTAAGTGTTTTCTCTCTACAGAGCTGGCAGCCAAGATCGCCAAACACCAAGCCATGCTAGACCAGCCACCCTCTGATGAAGAAGATTAGCAACCTACTGTAAATACAGTACCTGTCCGTCTCCGTGTTGTTTCATTGGGTCAATGTCAAGCCTTCCGAAATAAAACTTGATTTTTAAATAGTTGACTGATTACTTACAATACAATGAGAGTGAGAGCCCCGAGGTGAAAGGTATTTATTATCAAGTAAAATAGTTGACACTCCCAACACTTTCCCTTCGTGAAACAAGCACCATTGTAACATTCACTTTTTTGCAGGACATAAATGGCCAATAACAGGAAGGTTAATCAAATACATGGACCTGTTGGCACAGTCTAGTGTTAACTTGCTTTGCCATCTTCAGTTGAGGGTTTCAGGTAGAAACAGATTTTTTCTTCCCTCTCCTGTAAAACTGATGGTTCAGTATGAGAGCCTCTTCTCAGCTGTGAGGAAATGCAAACACTGTCTGGTTCGTGATAGCCTTGGACAAACTTCTGGAATCTTCCATCTGTTGTGCTGGCTAGATGGCTGATTGGATCAACCCTTGGTAATGCGGTCAGTTCCTGGTCTTTAATGTCAACAGATGGCTCTAGATAGGGTCAAGTACAGCTCAGATCAAATAAGAGGTAGTCTCCCTGCTTTACCTTTAATGGAACATCTCCATTGGCAAGTGAAAGAGCTGAATGGACATACTCCCCCATACGGTTCTTCGATGGGTCCAGAGCTTTAGTAGAATCTGGAGAGATGTGAGCGTGAGAGGAATTGGGTGTCAGTCAGTGCAAGGGTCTGTCTGCTCATGCATCTTTTAGACTAGAGCGATAGCAAGGAGGTGAGATGGAAGCTGGCGTTAACCCAGTCAAAGGGAGGAGAAACTGCTTAGTTTGAATTATTTACATGGGCCATTTAATAAGAACAAAGCGTAAATCCAGTCCGAAGTCTTCTCAGAGCGTCTCCTGTTAACCTCTTGGTTACTACACCTCCTTCCTGTTCCTCTGTGGTCAGAAGTCCCAGTCATCCACATCCATGTGGCTGAGGCCAGACTCCAGGCTGGCCAGTCCAGAGGCAGCATCCTGAGGCTGGGTACTCTCAAAGCCCGTGATGGGCGTTACGGGCCGGAACAGCTCAGGCAGAGCCTCCGATGGCCGACGCTTGATCTAGGGAATGGAAAGAAATCTCATTGGGGTGACTGAAATGTTGTACATTGATGTTGAGGAACTAGATCCTACTGACCTGTTTGAAGAAGGAATGACCAATGAGAGCACTGGCTGAGGGTCTGAGGGGGGGGGAGGAAATAAACAATTAAATTAGCTAAAATTCATAAGACAATCAATGTGAGGACCAGCAGCCTAGCTTGGCATGGTTCACCTCTTCTCTGGGTCCCTCTGTAGACATAGCTCCACAAAAGCATGGAAGTGGGGAGAGAAGGTACGACTGTAGGGGTGGCTCCCCGAGGAGGAGGGCTCTCCGTTAGAGTGGTGGGCCCCTCCGGTGCTGGGGCCCTCACAGATCCCAGAGTCAGCCCCAGAGCGGGAGGGCTTCATGGTCAGCTCCTCTGGGGGGATGGTGGTGGTGTCCAAC
The sequence above is a segment of the Salvelinus alpinus chromosome 1, SLU_Salpinus.1, whole genome shotgun sequence genome. Coding sequences within it:
- the LOC139574715 gene encoding E3 ubiquitin-protein ligase RNF113A-like; its protein translation is MAESGEPKATCTFLFKKSTKKCNARKRKASDSDKDGNSDEDKNAVVRKEKKTGSANPMIQRTKKVEREEVSSAESDEEKERKKVTVAYKSTRSAKPEGPDDMGATAIYELDTAKDNDAQAIFERSQKIQEELTGKEDDKIYRGMNNYKKHIKPKDSTMGNASSGMVRKGPIRAPEHLRATVRWDYQPDICKDYKETGFCGFGDSCKFLHDRSDYKHGWQIERELDEGRYGANDDENYEVSSDEEDMPFKCFICRESFKNPVITKCRHYFCETCALQHYRKSQRCYVCNVQTNGVFNPAKELAAKIAKHQAMLDQPPSDEED